TGGCGGGTCTACCGCGACCCCCGGGTCCTGCGCATGCTGGTGCTCGGCTTCGCCGCCGGCCTGCCCCTGCTGCTCATCTATGGAACGCTTTCCTTCCGGCTGCGGGAGGCGGGGGTCGACCGCGCGACCATCGGATTCCTGAGCTGGGTTGCGCTGGTCTACGCGTTCAAATGGGCCTGGGCGCCCTTCGTCGACCGGTTCGACATTCCGGTTCTCGGCGCACGGCTCGGACACCGGCGCGCCTGGCTGCTCGCGGCACAGTGCGCCGTGGCCGGCGGGCTGCTGTGCATGGCGCGGCTCGACGCGCAAACCCAGCTCCCGCTGCTTGCGGCCAGCGCCTTGTTCACGGCCTTCGCCGGCGCCACCCAGGACATCTCGCTCGATGCCTACCGCATCGAATCGGCGCCGCCGGAACTGCAGGGGGCGCTCGCCGCCGCGTATCAGACCGGATACCGCATCGGCATGATCTGGGCCGGGGCCGGTGCGCTCTGGCTCGCCGCCCGCGCCGCGCCGACGCCCGCCGGGTACCATCCCGGCGCCTGGGCGGCGGCCTACGGCGTGATGGCTGCCTCGATGATCGCCGGCATGCTGGCCGTGCTGGCCACGCCATACCATGCGAAGCCCGCGCCGCCGCCGCGGCAGGACGGCGCGTCCCCGCCCGGAATCCTGGCGCCGTTCGCGGACCTCGCACATCGCTACCGCCGTCACGCCCTGGCGCTGCTCGGCCTGGTCGCGACCTATCGCCTCGCGAACATCGTCATGGGGGTCATGGCCAACCCGTTCTACCATGACATCGGCTTCACCAAGGACCAGGTCGCGGCGGTCTCCAAGATCTATGGACTGGCGATGGCGATCGTCGGCGGCTTCGTCGGCGGCGCAATGACCGCACGCCATGGCATCGCCCGCATGATGTGGATCGCGGCCGCGTTTTCGTCGGCCTCGATCCTGCTCTACGCATGGCTTGCGACGCGCGGCGCGGATCTCACCGTCCTCATCCTGGCCGTTTCCACCGACAACTTCGCCGAAGGAATCGCGGGTACGGTGTTCATCGCCTTCCTGTCGGCGCTGACCCGTTCCGAGTACTCGGCCACGCAATACGCGGCGCTGTCCTCGTTGACCCTGCTGCTGCCGAAGTTCATCGCCGGGTTTTCGGGTGTGGCCGTCGACGCCGTCGGCTACCCGGCATTCTTCGCCGCGTGCGCGGCAAGCGGCGGCGTCGCCCTGGGATTCCTGTGGATCGTTGCGCGGGTCTCGCCGGCGGTGCTCGGTGGCCCGCGGTCGTAGCGCGGGACGGCGGACCGCCGACCTACCGGGTCAGTCCCGCATAGAGCTGCGGCAACCGCTCCGGAAGGCGCTGCACGTGGTCCAGCACCATGTAGTTGCGGGCGCCGAAGATCCGGCTGACATAGTCATCGGCACGCGGATCGAGACTCAGGCAGAAGGTCATGATGCCCTGTGCGGCCGCATCTTCCACCGCTTTCTTCGCGTCGAACCGCAGATACTGCGGGTCCCGGACGTCGACGTCCGCCGGTTCGCCGTCGGTGACGACCAGCAGCAGCTTCTTCACGGATCGCTGCGCCTTCAGATGATGGCTTGCGTGCCGGATTGCCGACCCCATGCGGGTCGAAAACTGCCCGGTCATGCCGGCGATGCGCGCCTTCGGAACCTCGTCCCAGGCCTGATCGAAATCCTTGAAGCGAAAGTAGTCGACGTTGTGCCGGCTGTCGGAGCAAAAGCCGTGGATCGCGAACGGATCACCCACCTTGGCGATGGCGTCGGAGAGCAGCACGCACGCCTGGCGCGTCAGATCGAGCACCGAGTGCTCCTGTCCATGGACCGTCTCATTCGTCGATTCGGAAAGGTCGAGCAGCACCAGGATCGAGATGTCGCGCGTATTCCGGACCGAGCGCATCATGATGCGCGGGTCGGGCTGGGAGCCCTGGCGGATGTCGATGAAACCGGATACGGCGGCATTGAGGTCGATCTCGTCGCCATCCTCGAGCTTGCGAATCCGCTGGACGCCCTGCGGCTGCATCGCATCCAGGAGGAACTTCATGCGATGGATTTCGCGCTTGTAGCGGGCGACGATCTCGT
This genomic window from Burkholderiales bacterium GJ-E10 contains:
- a CDS encoding major facilitator superfamily MFS_1 (Precursor), producing the protein MNGNPASGWRVYRDPRVLRMLVLGFAAGLPLLLIYGTLSFRLREAGVDRATIGFLSWVALVYAFKWAWAPFVDRFDIPVLGARLGHRRAWLLAAQCAVAGGLLCMARLDAQTQLPLLAASALFTAFAGATQDISLDAYRIESAPPELQGALAAAYQTGYRIGMIWAGAGALWLAARAAPTPAGYHPGAWAAAYGVMAASMIAGMLAVLATPYHAKPAPPPRQDGASPPGILAPFADLAHRYRRHALALLGLVATYRLANIVMGVMANPFYHDIGFTKDQVAAVSKIYGLAMAIVGGFVGGAMTARHGIARMMWIAAAFSSASILLYAWLATRGADLTVLILAVSTDNFAEGIAGTVFIAFLSALTRSEYSATQYAALSSLTLLLPKFIAGFSGVAVDAVGYPAFFAACAASGGVALGFLWIVARVSPAVLGGPRS